A genome region from candidate division KSB1 bacterium includes the following:
- a CDS encoding YecA family protein, with translation MTDHDVETLHSMLAQSPFPTLPLDRIHGLFTALAAGPDTIPQSVWIPIVFMQRDGIQDIHNDPTFKNLIKSLSNFYDLTQRSIDESEFTPVVRSIQKKKQTEIDVRDWCTGFVLGIECFGDQWMDCSARDIRNPTLAILYLADPALMTNSMQASSKEKLQTFENDLKMDLQHIVYQISNYWNNPTA, from the coding sequence ATGACGGATCATGACGTAGAAACCCTGCACTCCATGCTCGCGCAATCGCCGTTTCCGACGCTTCCCCTTGACCGCATTCATGGTTTGTTCACCGCGCTGGCAGCAGGCCCTGACACAATACCGCAATCGGTGTGGATTCCCATCGTTTTTATGCAGCGGGACGGAATCCAGGACATTCACAATGACCCGACGTTCAAGAATCTGATCAAGTCTTTGTCGAATTTTTACGATCTGACCCAGCGTTCGATTGACGAATCCGAATTCACCCCGGTCGTCCGCAGCATTCAGAAAAAAAAGCAAACCGAGATTGATGTTCGCGACTGGTGCACGGGATTTGTACTCGGCATTGAATGCTTTGGCGATCAATGGATGGATTGTTCCGCCCGGGATATTCGCAATCCAACCCTGGCTATCCTCTATCTCGCAGACCCGGCTTTGATGACCAATTCCATGCAGGCATCCTCAAAAGAAAAACTGCAGACGTTTGAAAATGATCTGAAAATGGATCTGCAGCATATTGTCTACCAGATTTCAAATTACTGGAACAATCCAACCGCCTGA
- a CDS encoding translocation/assembly module TamB domain-containing protein, whose translation MNIEITGNLNLIKEGKMFELFGTVQTVRGFYNLFGKRFNLNSGTLTFRGGETLNPELDLDAQYKFRDIEKEKQTLNLLITGTLSFPEIQFRLNDKPISETDGLSYLLFGRSGAQLSHGERQQVSQSSSQTGTAAMTRLLSGQLTQQVSRIAQDKLNLDLIRISGDANWRNTALTVGKYLTNDLFLRYERELSFGSSKETIPQELFLEYEINRHLFLQAVKGDPQTTGFDIIIKF comes from the coding sequence ATGAACATAGAAATCACCGGCAATCTTAATCTGATCAAAGAAGGAAAAATGTTCGAGCTGTTCGGTACGGTTCAGACCGTCCGCGGATTTTACAATCTGTTTGGCAAACGCTTCAACCTGAATTCTGGAACGCTGACATTCCGCGGCGGAGAAACCCTTAATCCCGAGCTGGATCTGGATGCCCAATACAAATTCCGCGATATCGAAAAAGAAAAACAGACCCTGAATCTGCTGATCACCGGAACACTGTCTTTTCCGGAAATCCAGTTTCGTCTGAACGACAAACCCATCAGCGAAACCGACGGATTGTCCTATCTGCTGTTCGGACGTTCGGGGGCGCAGCTCTCTCACGGCGAACGCCAGCAGGTCTCTCAATCCTCAAGCCAAACCGGCACCGCAGCCATGACCCGGCTGTTGTCCGGTCAGCTGACCCAACAGGTCTCCCGTATCGCCCAGGACAAATTGAACCTCGATCTCATCCGCATCAGCGGCGATGCCAACTGGCGCAACACAGCCCTGACCGTTGGCAAGTATCTGACCAACGATCTGTTTTTGAGGTACGAGCGCGAGCTGTCATTCGGCAGCAGCAAAGAAACCATCCCCCAGGAGCTGTTTTTGGAATACGAGATCAACCGGCACCTGTTTCTGCAGGCCGTCAAAGGCGATCCGCAAACCACGGGGTTTGATATCATTATCAAATTCTGA
- a CDS encoding translocation/assembly module TamB domain-containing protein, with amino-acid sequence MKKCGTRQLQLVAEQFDVAPFSDSIPLQPSGHVNLSLNLSAAQHDYDLSARCSVTDLHLNNQPLGELDGDLTHRDGRTDLNLRLRMDQASALVFNARTDSLFRADTFQPLQHPNIRFSLSSQSAQLNLLQPFVPAIQNASGALQIDLESDDLMTPGEWNGRIQIENGKLGLVSLNTPLKNIQLNAVVDSVLTLQRLHIQSPTGKLNLNGRVALGDRAQPVRSFYFRTQSEQFSVSRGSDMDLTLDSDLIVEGTPDAPRFSGTLGVRKGRLILQKHKAVQTRPDPLLVQTSEPQESPGAASRTRQPLFLQSLRGQTRISITATPGSEART; translated from the coding sequence TTGAAGAAATGCGGAACGCGGCAGCTACAGTTAGTTGCGGAACAGTTCGATGTGGCGCCGTTCTCCGACTCGATCCCGCTGCAGCCCTCCGGTCATGTCAATCTTTCCCTAAATCTGTCCGCCGCCCAGCACGACTATGACCTGAGCGCCCGCTGTTCGGTCACGGATTTGCATCTGAACAACCAACCGCTTGGTGAGCTCGACGGGGATCTGACGCATCGCGACGGACGCACTGATCTGAACCTGCGGCTCAGAATGGATCAGGCATCGGCGCTTGTATTCAACGCCCGCACCGATTCCCTGTTTCGGGCGGACACGTTCCAGCCGCTGCAACACCCGAACATCCGTTTTTCCCTGTCCTCACAATCGGCGCAGCTCAACCTGCTGCAGCCGTTCGTGCCTGCAATTCAAAACGCAAGCGGCGCCCTGCAGATCGATCTTGAATCCGATGATTTAATGACACCCGGGGAATGGAACGGCCGAATACAAATCGAAAACGGAAAGCTTGGTTTGGTTTCATTGAACACCCCCCTGAAAAACATACAGCTCAATGCAGTTGTTGATTCTGTTCTTACTCTGCAGCGCCTGCACATACAATCTCCCACCGGAAAACTAAACCTGAACGGTAGAGTCGCTCTGGGTGACCGTGCGCAGCCGGTGCGTTCGTTTTATTTCCGGACGCAGTCGGAGCAGTTCAGTGTGTCACGCGGCAGCGACATGGACCTGACGTTGGATTCAGACCTGATCGTGGAAGGCACTCCGGACGCCCCGCGGTTTTCCGGTACGCTGGGGGTGCGCAAAGGCAGACTAATTCTTCAGAAACACAAGGCTGTGCAAACCCGGCCCGATCCGTTGTTGGTGCAGACATCCGAGCCGCAAGAATCGCCGGGCGCCGCAAGCCGGACGCGCCAGCCGCTCTTTCTGCAGTCTCTGCGCGGTCAAACGCGGATCAGCATCACCGCAACACCTGGATCCGAAGCGCGGACATGA
- a CDS encoding MBL fold metallo-hydrolase, with the protein MDIQFCGAARNVTGSQHLLTINGKKLLLDCGLYQGKRKDTYTKNKNFLYNPAEIDAMVLSHAHIDHSGNIPNLVANGYDGPIYATSATVSLCQIMLRDSAHIQEKDIEYVNKRRARKNEPPVEPLYSMDDAEQAVQHFVGLQYDRSMQILPGVRLTFRDAGHILGSSCVLLEIEENGKTRRFGFSGDVGREEMPILRDPNKLRDLDVFIMESTYGNRVHPKMQDTEKKLTGIINETVDRGGKIIIPAFAVGRTQTLVYIMHKLFNTNRIPNLPIYVDSPLACNATDVFRMHPECFDRETYRLFLKNHDDPFGFGRLKYIRDVEDSKALNFQKEPHIIISASGMAEAGRILHHLKNNIGNPNNLILLVGYAAQHTLARKLIEKVNPVRIFGDEYEVKARIKSMDHFSGHADCNELIDYMEFMSPDRLKHLFLVHGEEKQSLPFMELLEKHGYGNASYPELGERVSI; encoded by the coding sequence ATGGATATCCAATTCTGCGGCGCAGCGCGCAATGTCACCGGATCCCAGCATCTGCTGACGATCAACGGAAAAAAGCTGTTACTGGATTGCGGTTTGTATCAGGGCAAGCGCAAAGACACCTATACAAAAAACAAAAATTTTCTCTACAATCCCGCGGAAATCGATGCCATGGTGCTGTCGCATGCGCATATCGATCACAGCGGCAATATACCGAATCTGGTGGCCAACGGCTATGACGGGCCCATCTATGCCACCAGCGCCACGGTGTCGCTCTGTCAGATTATGTTGCGCGATTCCGCGCATATCCAGGAAAAAGACATTGAATATGTCAACAAGCGGCGCGCGCGCAAAAACGAGCCGCCGGTGGAGCCGCTGTACAGCATGGATGATGCGGAGCAAGCGGTTCAGCATTTTGTTGGTCTGCAGTACGACCGCAGTATGCAGATTCTGCCCGGCGTGCGGCTGACGTTTCGGGATGCCGGACATATTCTGGGATCGTCCTGTGTGCTTTTGGAAATCGAGGAAAACGGCAAAACACGGCGGTTCGGATTTTCCGGTGATGTCGGGCGTGAAGAAATGCCGATCCTGCGCGATCCCAATAAACTGCGCGACCTGGATGTGTTCATCATGGAGAGCACCTACGGCAACCGGGTGCATCCCAAAATGCAGGACACGGAGAAGAAACTGACAGGCATCATCAATGAGACCGTGGATCGCGGCGGCAAAATCATTATTCCGGCGTTTGCGGTCGGACGCACCCAGACCCTGGTATATATCATGCATAAACTGTTCAATACCAACCGCATTCCGAATCTGCCGATTTACGTGGACAGTCCGCTGGCCTGCAACGCCACCGATGTGTTCCGTATGCATCCCGAATGTTTTGACCGGGAAACCTACCGGTTGTTCCTGAAAAATCATGATGATCCGTTCGGATTCGGGCGGTTGAAATATATTCGCGATGTTGAGGATTCAAAAGCGCTGAATTTTCAAAAAGAACCGCATATCATCATTTCCGCGTCCGGTATGGCCGAGGCCGGACGTATTCTGCACCATTTGAAAAACAATATCGGTAATCCGAATAATCTTATTTTATTGGTGGGATACGCGGCGCAGCATACCCTGGCGCGCAAGCTGATCGAAAAGGTGAATCCGGTGCGTATATTCGGCGATGAATACGAGGTGAAAGCCCGGATTAAAAGTATGGATCATTTTTCCGGTCACGCCGACTGCAATGAGCTCATTGACTATATGGAATTCATGTCGCCCGACCGGCTCAAGCATCTGTTTCTGGTACACGGCGAGGAAAAACAATCGCTGCCGTTTATGGAGCTGCTGGAGAAACATGGATACGGGAATGCGAGTTATCCTGAATTGGGGGAACGCGTATCGATTTAA
- the queG gene encoding tRNA epoxyqueuosine(34) reductase QueG — protein sequence MHTLGRSIKARARELGFCKIGIAAAAPLPPDKLDDWLSRNHHGSMGYMQSRRDLRLDVTTLVPGARSVIVLAMNYYTDPGQPDDPEKGVISRYAWGDDYHDIIRARLKTLLKFIQETDPQINGRVFVDSAPVMEKVWAVKAGLGWIGKHSNLITPEYGSWVFLGEVIIDAELEYDEPFEKEYCGTCTRCLQACPTGAIVEPQTVDARRCISYLTIELKPDQPIPEHLQPRLGNRIFGCDACQEVCPWNRRRARVTAEKAFYPRPHNLGPALSQLKQIDPELFERFTVKSPLKRSKYAGLMRNIKVALKNAEQKK from the coding sequence ATGCACACACTTGGCCGTTCCATAAAAGCCAGAGCCCGCGAACTCGGATTTTGTAAAATCGGCATCGCAGCCGCCGCGCCGCTGCCGCCGGACAAACTGGATGACTGGCTGAGCCGCAATCACCACGGCAGCATGGGATATATGCAGTCGCGCCGCGATCTGCGTCTGGATGTGACGACCCTGGTGCCGGGCGCCCGTTCGGTGATCGTGCTGGCCATGAACTATTACACCGATCCCGGGCAGCCCGATGATCCGGAGAAAGGCGTCATTTCGCGCTATGCCTGGGGCGATGATTATCATGACATCATCCGGGCGCGGCTGAAAACCCTGCTCAAATTCATTCAGGAAACCGATCCACAGATCAACGGACGCGTGTTTGTGGATTCGGCTCCGGTGATGGAAAAAGTCTGGGCGGTCAAAGCCGGTCTGGGATGGATCGGCAAACATTCGAACCTGATCACCCCCGAGTACGGATCCTGGGTGTTCCTGGGTGAGGTGATTATTGACGCGGAACTGGAATACGATGAGCCCTTTGAAAAGGAATACTGTGGCACCTGCACCCGATGCCTGCAGGCCTGCCCCACCGGCGCCATTGTGGAGCCGCAAACCGTGGACGCCCGGCGCTGCATCTCGTATCTGACCATTGAACTCAAACCGGACCAGCCGATTCCCGAACACCTGCAGCCGCGCCTGGGCAACCGCATTTTCGGCTGCGATGCCTGTCAGGAGGTATGTCCCTGGAACCGGCGTCGCGCCCGGGTCACAGCGGAAAAGGCCTTTTATCCGCGGCCGCACAATCTGGGACCGGCGCTGTCGCAATTAAAACAAATCGACCCGGAATTATTTGAGCGTTTTACCGTCAAGAGCCCGCTCAAACGCAGCAAATACGCGGGATTGATGCGCAATATCAAGGTTGCATTAAAAAACGCTGAACAGAAAAAATAA